Proteins encoded together in one Patescibacteria group bacterium window:
- a CDS encoding TraR/DksA C4-type zinc finger protein: MKIDTKHFKEKLEEEKKVLEEELSQVGKINPNNPKDWEATAPDLNLLKADKNEMSDNFEEFENRAAVEIELEDRLKDINLALSKIEDGTYGKCEVDGKDIDNARLEANPAARTCIEHA; the protein is encoded by the coding sequence GAAAAGCTGGAAGAAGAAAAAAAAGTGCTTGAAGAAGAGCTCTCTCAAGTTGGAAAAATTAACCCGAATAACCCGAAAGATTGGGAAGCGACCGCCCCTGACTTGAATCTGCTTAAGGCAGATAAGAACGAAATGTCAGACAATTTTGAAGAATTTGAAAACAGGGCCGCTGTGGAGATAGAGCTTGAAGATCGACTTAAGGATATAAACTTGGCATTATCAAAAATAGAAGACGGGACCTATGGCAAATGCGAGGTAGACGGGAAGGATATAGATAATGCCCGTCTTGAGGCAAACCCTGCCGCCAGGACTTGCATAGAGCACGCATAA